One Acidobacteriota bacterium genomic region harbors:
- a CDS encoding threonine/serine dehydratase, protein MITLADVEKAARVIEGKLHRTPTVRSASLSEETGLDLHFKLEMFQKTGSFKVRGVLNKLSSLSLEDKRRGVVSMSSGNHAQALSFGARLQGIEATIVMPSWSKAGKVAATRSYGGEVVLTEGPLMDEVARLQQERGLTFVHPFDDPLVMAGQGTLALEMLEDAPEIDVALVTIGGGGLISGIAAALKGRRPEVRIIGIEPRGAPAMTDSLAQGSPARLESVDTICDGLAAPFAGEHTFEVVRRHVEQVLLVEDEDTVQAMALILERLKVVPEASAAAALVPILTRQVEIAPGSRVACVLCGGNVDPQTLGQLLSNR, encoded by the coding sequence ATGATCACACTGGCTGACGTGGAGAAGGCGGCCCGGGTCATCGAGGGCAAGCTGCATCGGACGCCCACCGTCCGCTCGGCATCTTTGAGCGAAGAGACCGGCCTCGACCTGCACTTCAAGCTGGAGATGTTTCAGAAGACCGGGTCCTTCAAGGTGCGGGGCGTGCTCAACAAGCTCTCCAGCCTCAGCCTAGAGGACAAGCGTCGCGGGGTGGTTTCGATGTCCTCCGGCAACCACGCCCAGGCCCTGTCCTTCGGCGCCCGCCTGCAGGGCATCGAAGCCACTATCGTCATGCCCTCCTGGAGCAAGGCGGGCAAGGTGGCGGCCACCCGCTCTTACGGAGGCGAGGTGGTCCTGACCGAGGGTCCGCTGATGGACGAGGTGGCGCGTTTACAGCAAGAGCGCGGCTTGACCTTCGTCCACCCTTTCGACGATCCCCTGGTGATGGCCGGGCAGGGCACCCTGGCCCTGGAGATGCTGGAGGACGCGCCCGAAATCGACGTGGCGCTGGTCACCATCGGCGGGGGCGGACTCATCTCCGGCATCGCCGCCGCCCTCAAGGGGCGCCGTCCCGAGGTCCGCATCATCGGAATCGAGCCGCGCGGCGCCCCGGCCATGACCGACAGCCTGGCCCAGGGGTCTCCGGCCCGCCTGGAGAGCGTCGACACCATCTGCGACGGGTTGGCGGCGCCCTTCGCCGGAGAGCACACCTTCGAAGTGGTCCGCCGCCACGTGGAGCAGGTGCTGCTGGTGGAGGACGAAGACACCGTCCAGGCCATGGCGCTGATCCTGGAGCGCCTCAAAGTGGTCCCCGAGGCTTCGGCCGCCGCCGCCCTGGTCCCCATCCTCACGCGGCAGGTCGAGATCGCGCCGGGATCGCGTGTAGCCTGCGTCCTGTGCGGAGGGAACGTCGACCCCCAAACGCTGGGACAGTTGCTCTCAAACCGCTAG
- the rpiA gene encoding ribose-5-phosphate isomerase RpiA: protein MSERVSLQDQEKKAAAEAALSYVREGMSLGLGTGSTAAFAVRGLGRMVRDGLKIRAVPTSRQTRSLARAEGIPLTTLQDCPRLDLTIDGADEADRRCRLVKGGGGALLREKIVASASRRMLAIVDSSKLVEYLGAFPLPVEVVPFAWPVVLPRLAALGCSPVLRRRGDEPFVTDEGNYIIDCPFKTLDDPSGLAAEISPLAGVVEHGLFIGLCHEVIVARGSSTETISCGPGNEP, encoded by the coding sequence ATGAGCGAGCGCGTGAGCCTTCAAGACCAGGAAAAGAAAGCTGCGGCCGAGGCGGCGTTGAGCTACGTCCGCGAGGGGATGTCGCTGGGATTGGGTACCGGCAGCACGGCCGCCTTTGCCGTCCGCGGACTGGGACGCATGGTGAGGGACGGCCTGAAGATCCGCGCCGTGCCCACCTCCCGCCAGACCCGTTCGCTGGCCCGAGCCGAGGGAATTCCGCTGACCACCTTGCAGGACTGCCCCCGGCTTGACCTGACCATCGACGGGGCCGACGAGGCCGACCGCCGTTGCCGCCTCGTCAAGGGCGGCGGCGGAGCCCTCCTGCGCGAGAAGATCGTGGCTTCGGCCTCGCGGCGGATGCTGGCCATCGTCGATTCCAGCAAGCTGGTGGAGTACCTGGGCGCCTTCCCGCTGCCCGTCGAGGTGGTGCCCTTCGCCTGGCCGGTGGTGCTGCCGCGCCTGGCGGCTTTGGGATGCAGTCCGGTACTGCGCCGCCGCGGCGATGAGCCCTTTGTGACCGACGAGGGCAACTACATTATCGATTGTCCTTTCAAGACTCTCGACGATCCCAGCGGCCTGGCCGCGGAAATCAGTCCCCTGGCCGGGGTGGTCGAGCACGGGCTCTTCATCGGTCTGTGCCATGAAGTCATCGTGGCCCGCGGCAGCAGCACCGAGACCATTTCCTGCGGGCCGGGGAATGAGCCGTGA
- a CDS encoding phosphodiester glycosidase family protein, which translates to MAKLCWAALLTALLAAPSSGQGRGIEYRHLQREGPLSIHVLRVDPERAEIELVRALNDGLGRETVSSMARRSGARAAVNAGFFTIGGRYDGLSTGVLKIEDGFYASPSRPRGALGWTRDGQALIGRLLMSWTLQTSSGAISLDGINRARGNSQLILYTWAYHRSTLTDPGGREWALWQGRVKALGGNDLAVPPDGYVLSAGRQAQAVELAEGDQAGVSYAFRPQGATAALKEGEEEADQQWASMDFIVGGAGVVLRNGRLVEDFSAEETIETFITNKHPRTAVGFGGQGQWVVVAVDGRQAELSVGLTLPELGALMKELGCRDALNLDGGGSTTFVYRGKVLNSPSDFGQERPVSDAIVFK; encoded by the coding sequence TTGGCGAAGCTTTGTTGGGCGGCACTTCTGACCGCGCTGTTAGCGGCCCCGTCCAGCGGGCAGGGGCGCGGGATCGAGTATCGCCACCTGCAACGGGAGGGTCCCCTTTCCATCCACGTGCTGCGGGTCGATCCCGAGCGGGCCGAGATCGAACTGGTCAGAGCCCTCAACGACGGCCTGGGTCGCGAGACCGTTTCTTCAATGGCCCGCCGCAGCGGGGCGCGGGCGGCAGTCAACGCCGGCTTCTTCACCATCGGCGGACGCTACGACGGCCTGTCCACGGGCGTCCTCAAGATCGAAGACGGCTTCTACGCCTCTCCCTCCAGGCCGCGCGGAGCCCTGGGATGGACCCGGGACGGCCAGGCCCTGATAGGACGCCTGCTCATGTCGTGGACGCTGCAGACGTCCTCGGGCGCCATCAGCCTCGACGGCATCAACCGCGCGCGGGGAAACAGCCAACTCATCCTCTACACCTGGGCCTATCACCGCAGCACCTTGACCGATCCGGGAGGCCGCGAGTGGGCTCTCTGGCAGGGACGCGTCAAGGCGTTGGGAGGCAACGATCTCGCTGTCCCGCCAGACGGCTACGTGCTTTCAGCCGGAAGGCAGGCCCAGGCCGTTGAGTTGGCGGAAGGCGACCAGGCCGGGGTCAGCTACGCTTTCCGTCCTCAGGGGGCCACGGCGGCCTTGAAAGAGGGAGAGGAGGAGGCGGATCAGCAGTGGGCCTCCATGGATTTCATCGTGGGCGGCGCCGGGGTGGTGCTGCGCAACGGACGCCTGGTGGAAGACTTCTCCGCCGAAGAAACCATCGAGACCTTCATCACCAACAAGCATCCCCGCACCGCAGTGGGATTCGGCGGGCAGGGCCAATGGGTGGTGGTGGCCGTGGACGGGCGCCAGGCTGAATTGAGCGTGGGACTGACCCTTCCCGAGCTGGGCGCGCTCATGAAAGAACTGGGCTGCCGAGACGCCCTCAACCTGGACGGCGGCGGCTCCACCACCTTCGTCTACCGCGGAAAGGTCCTCAACAGCCCCTCCGACTTCGGCCAGGAACGCCCTGTCTCCGACGCCATAGTCTTCAAGTAG